The following nucleotide sequence is from Candidatus Binatia bacterium.
TAGAAGCGGCGATTAGTGCGAGTCGTCATCGACACCAATGTATTAATCTCAGCCATCTTTTGGCCTGGCAAGCCAAAACAGCTCCTGAATCAAGTTCGCCTCGGAAAAGTCACCTTTCTTACCTCCGAGATCCTCCTCGCTGAGCTAGAAGAAGTCCTGACCAGAAAAGACAAGCCCTTTAAGCTGTCGGAAGAAGAGGCCCTACGTGTCTTAACTCCGATCCGCGGTCTCGCTGAAGTCGTTCAGCCTTATAGCACAGTGACGCAATGCAGAGACGATGCGGATAACAGGGTGCTCGAATGTGC
It contains:
- a CDS encoding putative toxin-antitoxin system toxin component, PIN family; protein product: MRVVIDTNVLISAIFWPGKPKQLLNQVRLGKVTFLTSEILLAELEEVLTRKDKPFKLSEEEALRVLTPIRGLAEVVQPYSTVTQCRDDADNRVLECAIDGKADWIITGDWHLLELHSFKEVTITTVAEFLATIGP